The following are encoded in a window of Drosophila simulans strain w501 chromosome 3L, Prin_Dsim_3.1, whole genome shotgun sequence genomic DNA:
- the LOC6736488 gene encoding uncharacterized protein C7orf50 homolog: MARTELEKKDKRQGKKRKHEVAENPEHAASDDEVADKSLILAPQADQEEAAIDKPAKRRQKEAEVSVTKKRSRKNQAEEQVATSGGDESLPQKTQKRKQVQDANETKKLKRSKTQESNSEDNDDADSQPTTAQLKEAARPENAYAVVTVRQKKKQKHQQRLEAQKSQSSNKDAKVNKEYLLKWKESRQDWKFNKLRQISIQQTAFDVEKLDEELWPTALEYLASSQGAARSKISQLAEEVIQKLDKEGERLEDEAERRKLIESTQYQRARDLLQSFD; this comes from the exons ATGGCCCGCACTGAACTGGAGAAAAAGGACAAGCGCCAGGGCAAAAAACGCAAGCACGAGGTGGCTGAGAACCCTGAACATGCGGCCAGCGACGACGAGGTGGCCGACAAAAGTCTGATTCTAGCTCCACAGGCAGATCAAGAGGAGGCCGCAATAG ATAAACCCGCCAAGAGGCGGCAAAAAGAAGCAGAAGTATCGGTCACTAAGAAACGTAGCAGGAAAAACCAAGCTGAGGAGCAGGTGGCCACCAGTGGAGGCGATGAAAGTCTTCCTCAGAAGACCCAAAAGAGAAAACAGGTGCAGGATgcaaacgaaaccaaaaagcTGAAACGCAGCAAAACGCAGGAAAGTAACTCGGAAGACAACGACGATGCGGACTCGCAACCCACAACAGCGCAACTAAAAGAAGCAGCTCGTCCGGAGAACGCTTATGCAGTGGTTACCGTGCGCCAAAAGAAGAAACAGAAGCACCAGCAGCGCCTCGAGGCCCAAAAGAGTCAGAGCTCCAACAAAGATGCCAAAGTCAACAAGGAATATCTCCTAAAATGGAAGGAATCCCGCCAGGATTGGAAGTTCAACAAACTGCGACAGATTTCCATACAACAAACCGCCTTTGATGTGGAGAAACTGGATGAGGAGCTGTGGCCAACTGCTCTGGAGTATTTGGCCAGTTCCCAGGGAGCAGCGCGCTCCAAGATCAGTCAGTTGGCCGAGGAGGTGATCCAGAAACTGGACAAGGAGGGCGAGAGACTGGAGGACGAGGCGGAAAGGCGAAAGCTAATCGAGTCCACGCAGTACCAGCGGGCACGCGATCTCCTCCAAAGCTTCGACTAG
- the LOC27206662 gene encoding mitotic-spindle organizing protein 1: MSEQPTQHKSDTRLTILQTISDVLNSGLSKESLKICIELVDNGVSGGALAKVIQTIRREAQDDEDKENDDSGESSASTDSTL; encoded by the coding sequence ATGTCAGAACAACCGACACAACATAAATCAGACACTCGCTTGACTATCCTGCAAACCATATCGGATGTACTGAACTCCGGCCTCAGCAAGGAATCCCTTAAAATCTGCATCGAACTGGTGGACAATGGTGTATCTGGTGGCGCACTAGCAAAAGTAATCCAGACCATTAGAAGGGAGGCTCAAGATGATGAAGATAAGGAAAATGATGATTCCGGAGAATCGTCTGCATCAACAGACTCAACTTTGTAG
- the LOC27206260 gene encoding uncharacterized protein LOC27206260 — protein MGIQNYYGNLKEKFLTRLKRKEEEPAKPRAHPPRMHNLGEEIRLLVHSQSFEKAYSTAAPFLFASLGAWPGYWLFRGMDYHVHRSHIPLPIYIRQTYYQAKVVQLFIILAGTYTVFRNASRLRLMNANRVGPN, from the exons ATGGGCATCCAAAATTATTACGGCAATCTGAAGGAGAAGTTCTTGACGAGGCTCAAGCGAAAGGAGGAGGAACCAGCCAAGCCAAGAGCCCACCCACCTCGGATGCATAATCTTGGCGAGGAGATACGTTTACTGGTGCATTCGCAATCGTTTGAAAAGGCCTACAGTACTGCAGCACCATTTCTTTTCGCCagtttgggggcgtggccgggctATTGGCTGTTCAGAGGAATGGATTACCATGTTCATCGATCGCACATTCCATTGCCCATCTACATAAGACAG ACCTACTATCAAGCCAAGGTGGTGCAGCTTTTCATTATCTTGGCCGGCACATATACCGTCTTCAGAAACGCCAGTCGCTTGCGATTGATGAATGCAAATAGAGTGGGCCCGAATTGA
- the LOC6736490 gene encoding uncharacterized protein LOC6736490 produces the protein MDSLLQKISELFHNFTSPIAAVVYSPKNVENAEETKTSANQIPEALSQETGKPETGKPDSKRPSPDTTEPLTSGDIPTPDVKLQKFREQTAPHLNYELEFVNFVDRNAPQGLSKKLMDIMPYLEVSFLSWPAFWIWRGYNWQSARKTERIAFYIQRTYQQAKLMQLAILTTGLFTISMGRPAGIPIEMHTVHNNQEETDDIGDSS, from the exons ATGGATTCGCTGCTCCAGAAGATCTCCGAGTTGTTTCATAACTTTACTTCCCCCATTGCAGCGGTGGTATACAGTCCTAAGAATGTAGAGAACGCAGAAGAAACCAAAACCTCTGCAAACCAAATACCAGAAGCTTTGAGCCAGGAAACTGGGAAGCCGGAAACTGGGAAGCCGGACTCTAAACGCCCTTCACCTGATACCACTGAACCCCTAACCTCTGGTGATATTCCAACCCCAGATGTCAAGTTGCAAAAGTTCAGGGAACAAACAGCCCCACATTTAAACTACGAGCTAGAGTTTGTTAACTTCGTAGATCGCAACGCCCCTCAGGGTCTGTCGAAGAAGTTAATGGATATAATGCCCTATCTGGAAGTCAGCTTTTTGTCCTGGCCAGCGTTTTGGATTTGGCGCGGATACAACTGGCAGTCCGCACGGAAAACGGAGAGAATCGCTTTTTACATTCAAAGG ACCTATCAACAGGCCAAGCTAATGCAGTTGGCTATCTTAACCACTGGTCTGTTCACGATATCAATGGGTCGACCTGCCGGCATACCAATAGAAATGCACACAGTGCACAATAATCAGGAAGAAACAGATGACATCGGAGACTCCTCTTAG